The following coding sequences are from one Patescibacteria group bacterium window:
- a CDS encoding S41 family peptidase has product MNEMENDKLNKTEDMGIDIKKGFLKKSFFFVLVLLLMSGSFFAGIYSISKNTTIEEIAKEKTVFVGQVLGKYNKTDDGLLTQDVDFDLFWEVWDQLEKKYVDQGEINEKKLFYGALKGLTSAVGDPYTVFMDPVISKSFQDDLAGTFEGIGAEIGIKNDILTIVAPLPDMPAEKSGLLAGDQVFAINGETTMGISIDEAVNKIRGEKDTPVTLTIYREDFEVPKEIEIIRGKILVSSVRTTLRDDNIFVIKVTNFNEDTKQKFDIAIADIIKAEPLGIIIDLRNNPGGFLDTAIEMSSEWVEDGTVVIEKFSEDRVNPYLARGRARLKDYNTVVLVNQGSASASEIVAGALQDTNEAKLVGMQTFGKGSVQTLETLSDGSSLKITVAKWLTPKGRSINDEGIAPDIQVDLTLEDYNNNTDPQVEKAVEILFDYEKFQDIFATSTEEIIEE; this is encoded by the coding sequence ATGAATGAAATGGAAAATGATAAATTAAATAAAACTGAAGATATGGGAATTGATATAAAAAAAGGTTTCTTAAAGAAATCTTTCTTCTTTGTTTTGGTGCTTTTATTAATGAGTGGTTCTTTTTTTGCAGGAATTTATTCGATTAGCAAAAACACCACAATTGAAGAAATAGCCAAGGAAAAGACTGTTTTTGTTGGACAAGTTCTGGGAAAATACAATAAAACAGATGATGGCTTGCTCACTCAGGATGTTGATTTTGATTTATTTTGGGAAGTCTGGGACCAGTTGGAGAAGAAATATGTCGATCAAGGTGAAATAAATGAGAAAAAGCTTTTTTATGGTGCTCTGAAAGGTCTTACTTCAGCTGTTGGTGATCCTTATACGGTTTTTATGGACCCAGTTATATCTAAAAGTTTTCAGGATGATTTGGCTGGAACTTTTGAGGGGATAGGCGCTGAAATTGGTATAAAAAATGATATTTTAACAATCGTTGCTCCTTTACCAGATATGCCTGCAGAAAAATCAGGACTTTTGGCAGGTGATCAGGTCTTTGCGATTAATGGAGAAACGACAATGGGAATTAGTATTGACGAAGCTGTTAATAAAATTAGAGGAGAGAAAGACACTCCGGTAACGCTCACTATATACCGTGAAGATTTCGAAGTCCCAAAAGAAATAGAAATAATTAGAGGAAAGATTTTAGTTTCTAGCGTAAGAACCACTTTGCGAGATGACAATATATTTGTTATTAAAGTTACGAATTTCAATGAAGATACTAAACAAAAATTTGATATAGCTATCGCTGATATTATTAAAGCTGAACCACTTGGTATTATTATTGATCTAAGAAATAATCCAGGAGGTTTTCTCGATACAGCGATAGAGATGTCAAGTGAATGGGTAGAGGATGGAACAGTGGTTATTGAAAAGTTTAGTGAAGACAGAGTAAATCCTTACCTGGCTAGAGGTCGCGCCAGGCTAAAGGATTATAATACTGTTGTTTTAGTCAATCAAGGATCAGCCTCAGCCTCTGAGATCGTTGCAGGTGCCCTGCAAGATACAAATGAAGCAAAGCTTGTTGGTATGCAAACATTTGGTAAAGGTTCAGTTCAAACACTTGAGACCCTCAGTGATGGTTCTTCATTAAAAATTACTGTAGCCAAATGGCTAACACCAAAAGGCAGAAGCATAAATGATGAGGGGATTGCTCCCGATATTCAGGTTGACCTAACATTGGAAGACTATAATAACAATACTGACCCTCAAGTTGAAAAAGCAGTAGAAATATTGTTTGATTATGAAAAGTTTCAAGATATATTTGCAACAAGTACTGAAGAAATAATAGAAGAATAA